The region AAGGTTACTATCTCACTGTAACAGGTACCTCTGCAGAAATGGGAGACGATGGATCAGTAGGACGTGGAAACCGAGCCAACGGACTTATAACCCCTAACCGACCCATGTCAATGGAAGCTACCTCTGGTAAAAACCCCATAAATCACGTTGGTAAAATCTACAACCTTTTATCTAACCAAATGGCCAATGACATTGTTAAAGAAGTTGAAGGTGTTAACCAGGTCCATATGATGCTTTTAAGTCAGATTGGAGCCCCTATTGACCAGCCTAAAGCTGCAAGTGCACAGCTTATTCTGGAAAAAGGCTACGAGATGAGTAAAGTTAGAAGTGAAGTTCAGGGTGTTATGGACACCTGGCTGGCTGACATTAACAAGATAACTGAGATGTTAATAAAAGGAAAAGTTCGAACCTTCTAAAACCTTCATTCCCTTTTATTTTTCTTTGATATCTCAATTATTCTTTTATTTTTGAATCTATTTTATTCAAGATATTTTTATTGTAATCATCACTCCAGCCCATCTTATCAGTGCCCATCTCAATTATAATAAAAGGATATAAAAGGCCGCAAACAAAGTTTGTTATGAATAGATCTTGCTATCGAGTAGATACTCATATGAATAAATCATTATGTTTCATAAAAGATCATCTAAGTTAAAAACAGCCGGTTGAGTTATTAATTAATAAACCACTTATTACCAGAAACAATTATTACAAGGAGAATGTTAGATGGCAATCAAGGAAGCCCCCCGATCATACCAGTC is a window of Methanobacterium sp. Maddingley MBC34 DNA encoding:
- a CDS encoding archaeal S-adenosylmethionine synthetase (PFAM: S-adenosylmethionine synthetase (AdoMet synthetase)), giving the protein YLDTKEELKDIATKLALEHTSRDVETFINTADDPTSKTEEGYYLTVTGTSAEMGDDGSVGRGNRANGLITPNRPMSMEATSGKNPINHVGKIYNLLSNQMANDIVKEVEGVNQVHMMLLSQIGAPIDQPKAASAQLILEKGYEMSKVRSEVQGVMDTWLADINKITEMLIKGKVRTF